The following are encoded together in the Streptomyces flavofungini genome:
- the pgsB gene encoding poly-gamma-glutamate synthase PgsB: MLFLYTVLVVCCAVLLVAGVIEQRRHFTNLEHIPSRVLVNGIRGKSSITRLCAGALRGGDLTTVAKTTGTAARFIHPDATEEPVYRKFGIANVVEQIGIVRRAAAYNPDALVIECMAVMPALQEINQSKLIRSTIGVLCNVREDHLAEMGPTLDDVARSLSRSMPENGICVTAEKDRFDILKEEADARNCELIYADPETVTDEELRGFSWFTFKENVSIALKVAELLGVGREVALQGMYDAPPDPGVLSVERYVTEEGKKLRFANVFAANDPESTLMNINQLLDLGAIHRPLNVVINCRPDRVERNGQMGEIIPDLQPDKVFVIGHPAKSAIDAIPADWRSRAVDLGGDRRDPEEFMGQLLGQLGADSSLVAIGNIHGQGELLLEHLAELPADESEDPTPAAAPAGASASETTGGHHLYEPHIDPYQHYPEAYESRYTNTGSLQVVPAPQVPVQRTAQQPYPPQYDGRAAQDPYAGQGAYQQGQGQYAAQEPYAAQQASYDTSVPYDAYGQQHQQAPHAHHGQQGQHGQHPQYDQQAAHPHHGQHHQHAPHQPQGAHDQYAPHESYRAPHAAPPQDPSHPPAPRGLFEPRVPPAPPAADETQQWHSPGEQR, from the coding sequence GTGCTCTTCCTCTACACCGTCCTGGTGGTGTGCTGCGCCGTCCTGCTGGTCGCGGGCGTGATCGAGCAGCGACGGCACTTCACCAACCTGGAACACATACCGTCGCGGGTGCTGGTCAACGGCATCCGCGGCAAGAGCTCCATCACCCGCCTGTGCGCGGGCGCCCTGCGCGGCGGCGACCTGACCACGGTCGCCAAGACCACCGGCACCGCGGCCCGGTTCATCCACCCGGACGCCACCGAGGAGCCGGTCTACCGCAAGTTCGGCATCGCCAACGTCGTCGAGCAGATCGGCATCGTGCGGCGCGCCGCCGCGTACAACCCGGACGCGCTGGTCATCGAGTGCATGGCGGTCATGCCCGCGCTCCAGGAGATCAACCAGTCCAAGCTGATCCGCTCCACCATCGGCGTGCTCTGCAACGTCCGTGAGGACCACCTCGCCGAGATGGGCCCGACCCTCGACGACGTGGCCCGCTCGCTCTCCCGCTCCATGCCGGAGAACGGCATCTGCGTGACCGCCGAGAAGGACCGCTTCGACATCCTCAAGGAGGAGGCCGACGCCCGGAACTGCGAGCTGATCTACGCGGACCCGGAGACGGTCACCGACGAGGAGCTGCGCGGCTTCAGCTGGTTCACCTTCAAGGAGAACGTGTCGATCGCGCTGAAGGTCGCCGAACTCCTCGGCGTCGGCCGCGAGGTCGCCCTCCAGGGCATGTACGACGCGCCGCCGGACCCCGGTGTCCTCTCCGTCGAGCGGTACGTCACCGAGGAGGGCAAGAAGCTCCGCTTCGCCAACGTCTTCGCGGCCAACGACCCCGAGTCGACGCTGATGAACATCAACCAGCTGCTCGACCTCGGCGCCATCCACCGGCCCCTGAACGTCGTCATCAACTGCCGCCCCGACCGCGTCGAGCGCAACGGCCAGATGGGCGAGATCATCCCGGACCTGCAGCCGGACAAGGTCTTCGTCATCGGCCACCCCGCCAAGTCCGCCATCGACGCGATCCCCGCCGACTGGCGTTCGCGCGCGGTGGACCTCGGCGGCGACCGGCGCGACCCGGAGGAGTTCATGGGCCAGCTGCTCGGGCAGCTCGGCGCCGACTCCTCGCTCGTGGCCATCGGCAACATCCACGGCCAGGGCGAACTGCTCCTGGAGCACCTCGCCGAACTGCCCGCCGACGAGAGCGAGGACCCGACGCCCGCGGCCGCCCCGGCCGGTGCCTCGGCGTCCGAGACCACGGGCGGCCACCACCTGTACGAGCCGCACATCGACCCCTACCAGCACTACCCGGAGGCGTACGAGTCGCGGTACACGAACACCGGGTCGCTCCAGGTGGTCCCGGCGCCCCAGGTGCCGGTGCAGCGCACCGCCCAGCAGCCCTATCCGCCGCAGTACGACGGCCGGGCCGCCCAGGACCCCTACGCGGGGCAGGGCGCGTACCAGCAGGGCCAGGGACAGTACGCGGCGCAGGAACCGTACGCGGCGCAGCAGGCGTCGTACGACACGTCGGTCCCGTACGACGCGTACGGCCAGCAGCACCAGCAGGCCCCGCACGCGCACCACGGACAGCAGGGCCAGCACGGCCAGCACCCGCAGTACGACCAGCAGGCCGCGCACCCGCACCACGGCCAGCACCACCAGCACGCCCCGCACCAGCCCCAGGGCGCGCACGATCAGTACGCGCCGCACGAGTCCTACCGGGCGCCGCACGCCGCGCCCCCGCAGGACCCGTCCCACCCTCCCGCCCCCCGCGGCCTGTTCGAGCCGCGCGTCCCGCCCGCCCCGCCCGCCGCGGATGAAACCCAGCAGTGGCACAGCCCAGGAGAGCAGCGTTGA
- a CDS encoding HAMP domain-containing protein, producing MSLIGGIRPPIAALSVLLLALAGVTALTLGRIGQEAVPEAVKTSQQHFAEDGAIALRASIDESVTDLTRTADLFNASDPVPADAVLDKISSVYQKWMGTAVVEIRSGKLLAARGENVPLAAIDRSKLSDDDGLAPRMVRLESGETRLLTFAVLAWKGQPQQLLVASSSLRFPGISLGNFRSIAVVGNDGKVLSTDGIPEPEQVSTDQEREEVKASEKQLKAFAETSAKKSRSHPILAKEPGSGGYLGVSGHLVGDRHLGERSIAGYASLAAPEAGESTVATRLGLSVVSMVPVAEDTKRTKGSALGLFAAGALLVIGGLTVFLLLRTVQRPLIRLFLESRRLTRGDLSRPVSVPKYGEAARIGGALERLRRQLNGEPAAKATPARRKGLGSRTLLAVAGVLLLVWSAPLLLLINRAGDTVRVPQQMVNDQRERTDTLSDRVRRALNEGHADLTSLASLIGARTDPSDMDKVLESTRNQHSRYRSLYVLDKDGKVLSKSGDDPRSPSGEKPSDDPVRVIDDDGKEPVIIGTAEVPGRQGAAVVGEFRIEFLNSLLKRPGLGEVRVVDAKRRVLGGNDGYREFQGLPSGRLNGLVEGTGQKVGGKPRPSGVLYRDGGDIQIAAAAPFAGGGAAEQLGWSVVTWQPASNLEIPEYTLQNRTVLAGMLGLTAAAACLGWLHIIVVRPLRKLADQAEALADGDRKTVLYPVHHDEVGAVTRSLELIRQQLPSGTQRKRDGASAGLAGRN from the coding sequence ATGTCGCTGATCGGAGGCATCCGCCCGCCGATCGCCGCCCTGTCGGTCCTGCTCCTTGCCCTGGCGGGCGTCACCGCCCTCACTCTTGGCCGCATCGGCCAGGAAGCCGTCCCCGAGGCGGTCAAGACGTCCCAGCAGCACTTCGCCGAGGACGGCGCCATCGCCCTGCGCGCCTCGATCGACGAGAGCGTCACCGACCTCACCCGGACCGCGGACCTGTTCAACGCGTCCGACCCGGTGCCGGCCGACGCCGTGCTCGACAAGATCAGCAGCGTGTACCAGAAGTGGATGGGCACCGCCGTCGTCGAGATCCGCTCGGGCAAGCTCCTCGCCGCCCGCGGCGAGAACGTGCCGCTGGCCGCGATCGACCGCTCGAAGCTCTCCGACGACGACGGCCTCGCGCCCCGCATGGTGCGCCTGGAGAGCGGCGAGACCCGGCTGCTCACCTTCGCCGTCCTCGCCTGGAAGGGACAGCCGCAGCAGCTCCTCGTCGCATCGAGCAGCCTGCGCTTCCCCGGCATCAGCCTCGGCAACTTCCGCTCCATCGCCGTCGTCGGCAACGACGGCAAGGTCCTGAGCACCGACGGCATCCCCGAGCCCGAGCAGGTCAGCACCGACCAGGAGCGCGAGGAGGTCAAGGCCTCCGAGAAGCAGCTCAAGGCCTTCGCCGAGACCTCCGCGAAGAAGTCCCGCAGCCACCCGATCCTGGCCAAGGAGCCCGGCTCCGGCGGCTATCTCGGCGTCAGCGGCCACCTGGTCGGCGACCGCCACCTCGGTGAGCGGTCCATCGCCGGCTACGCCTCGCTCGCCGCGCCGGAGGCGGGCGAGTCCACCGTGGCCACCCGCCTCGGCCTCAGCGTCGTCTCCATGGTCCCGGTCGCCGAGGACACCAAGCGCACCAAGGGCTCCGCCCTCGGCCTGTTCGCCGCGGGCGCGCTCCTCGTCATCGGCGGCCTGACGGTCTTCCTGCTCCTGCGCACCGTGCAGCGCCCGCTCATCCGGCTGTTCCTGGAGAGCCGCAGGCTCACCCGCGGCGACCTCAGCCGCCCGGTGTCCGTGCCCAAGTACGGCGAGGCCGCCCGCATCGGCGGCGCCCTGGAACGGCTGCGCCGCCAGCTCAACGGCGAACCGGCCGCCAAGGCGACCCCGGCCAGGCGCAAGGGGCTCGGCAGCCGGACCCTGCTCGCCGTCGCCGGTGTGCTGCTGCTCGTCTGGTCGGCGCCGCTGCTGCTGCTCATCAACCGCGCCGGGGACACCGTCCGCGTGCCGCAGCAGATGGTCAACGACCAGCGCGAGCGCACCGACACCCTCTCCGACCGGGTCCGCCGCGCGCTCAACGAGGGCCACGCCGACCTCACCTCGCTCGCGTCCCTCATCGGTGCCCGCACCGACCCGTCGGACATGGACAAGGTCCTGGAGAGCACCCGCAACCAGCACTCCCGCTACCGCTCGCTGTACGTCCTCGACAAGGACGGCAAGGTCCTCTCCAAGTCGGGCGACGACCCGCGCAGCCCCTCCGGCGAGAAGCCGTCCGACGACCCGGTCCGGGTGATCGACGACGACGGCAAGGAGCCGGTGATCATCGGCACCGCCGAGGTGCCGGGCCGCCAGGGCGCCGCCGTGGTGGGCGAGTTCCGCATCGAGTTCCTGAACTCGCTGCTCAAGCGCCCCGGCCTCGGCGAGGTCCGGGTGGTCGACGCCAAGCGCCGGGTGCTCGGCGGCAACGACGGCTACCGCGAGTTCCAGGGGCTGCCCAGCGGCCGCCTCAACGGGCTCGTCGAGGGCACGGGGCAGAAGGTCGGCGGCAAGCCGCGCCCGAGCGGCGTGCTGTACCGCGACGGCGGCGACATCCAGATCGCGGCCGCCGCCCCGTTCGCCGGCGGCGGCGCGGCCGAGCAGCTCGGCTGGTCCGTGGTCACCTGGCAGCCCGCGTCGAACCTCGAGATCCCCGAGTACACCCTGCAGAACCGCACGGTCCTCGCGGGCATGCTCGGCCTCACGGCGGCCGCGGCCTGCCTCGGCTGGCTGCACATCATCGTGGTGCGGCCGCTGCGCAAGCTCGCCGACCAGGCCGAGGCACTGGCCGACGGCGACCGCAAGACCGTCCTCTACCCGGTCCACCACGACGAGGTGGGTGCCGTCACGCGCAGCCTCGAACTGATCAGGCAGCAGCTGCCGTCGGGCACGCAGCGAAAGCGGGACGGCGCGAGCGCCGGCCTCGCCGGAAGGAACTGA
- a CDS encoding CapA family protein, which translates to MTRPSRRLIATCAASLVLLAGTACGPFGDDGDSAAGDPAFTVAAAGDILIHPELTEQARKDGKATGKGEKGIDFGPMMAGIKPVISKADLGICHFEPVVGAPGGPFQGFPDFVVPPQITTAVKAVGYDQCSSVSNHSLDHGPEGVTRTLNALDKAGLRHTGTARNQAEADKPLITKVKGVKVGQIAFALGFNGREVPKDKPWLANLTDFDRIAAAEKKARAAGAEVVILSIHWGKEHQPNAAAQQVELGRRIAKETGINLVIGHHAHVVQPMEKVDGTWIAYGLGNQIARHDAPSGLTEEGVIGWFEFRKDGDDWDVKAKYAPTFTEIPPEPDEDGAALPKDAVKDHRLLDVVTALRNGDKLTTQQRARYRLAFERTQGTLLNRGAGKDGLEPLEKLPD; encoded by the coding sequence ATGACACGTCCTTCTCGCAGGCTCATAGCGACCTGCGCCGCCTCGCTCGTCCTGCTCGCGGGCACCGCCTGCGGCCCTTTCGGCGACGACGGCGACTCCGCCGCCGGCGACCCCGCCTTCACCGTCGCCGCCGCGGGCGACATCCTCATCCATCCCGAACTCACCGAGCAGGCCCGCAAGGACGGCAAGGCGACGGGCAAGGGTGAGAAGGGCATCGACTTCGGCCCGATGATGGCCGGCATCAAGCCCGTGATCAGCAAGGCCGACCTCGGCATCTGCCACTTCGAGCCGGTCGTCGGCGCACCGGGCGGGCCGTTCCAGGGCTTCCCGGACTTCGTGGTCCCGCCGCAGATCACCACCGCCGTCAAGGCCGTCGGCTACGACCAGTGCTCCAGCGTCTCCAACCACAGCCTCGACCACGGCCCCGAGGGCGTCACGCGCACCCTGAACGCCCTCGACAAGGCGGGCCTGCGGCACACCGGAACGGCACGGAACCAGGCAGAGGCAGACAAACCGCTCATCACCAAGGTGAAGGGCGTCAAGGTGGGCCAGATCGCCTTCGCGCTCGGCTTCAACGGGCGTGAGGTCCCCAAGGACAAGCCCTGGCTCGCCAATCTGACCGACTTCGACCGGATCGCCGCCGCCGAGAAGAAGGCCCGCGCCGCGGGCGCCGAGGTCGTGATCCTGAGCATCCACTGGGGCAAGGAGCACCAGCCCAACGCCGCCGCCCAGCAGGTCGAACTCGGCCGCAGGATCGCCAAGGAGACCGGGATCAACCTCGTGATCGGCCACCACGCGCACGTCGTGCAGCCGATGGAGAAGGTCGACGGGACCTGGATCGCGTACGGACTCGGCAACCAGATCGCCCGGCACGACGCGCCCAGCGGGCTGACCGAGGAGGGCGTCATCGGCTGGTTCGAGTTCCGCAAGGACGGCGACGACTGGGACGTCAAGGCCAAGTACGCGCCCACCTTCACGGAGATCCCGCCGGAGCCCGACGAGGACGGCGCCGCGCTGCCCAAGGACGCGGTCAAGGACCACCGGCTGCTCGACGTGGTCACCGCGCTGCGCAACGGCGACAAGCTCACCACCCAGCAACGGGCCCGCTACCGCCTCGCGTTCGAGCGTACGCAGGGCACTCTGCTCAACCGCGGCGCCGGCAAGGACGGCCTCGAGCCCCTGGAGAAGCTGCCGGACTGA
- a CDS encoding amino acid permease, with protein sequence MSSTLFRTKKVEQSILDTEEPEHALKKSLSALDLTVFGVGVIIGTGIFVLTGTVAKNNAGPSVALAFVVAGVVCALAALCYAEFASTLPVAGSAYTFSYASLGELPAWIIGWDLVLEFALGTAVVAVGWSGYIASLLDNAGWQLPEALSGRDGADGFGFDILAAALVLVLTGILVLGMKLSARITSLVVAIKVAVVLVVIIAGAFFIKADNYDPFIPKAQEVEAGSGLHSPLIQLMFGWAPANFGVMGIFTAASVVFFAFIGFDIVATAAEETKNPQRDMPRGILGSLLICTTLYVAVSIVVTGMQHYSQLSVDAPLADAFKATGHPWYAGFISFGAAVGLTTVCMILLLGQTRVFFAMSRDGLLPRFFSRVHPRFKTPHRPTILLGVIIAVVAGFTPLSELAELVNIGTLFAFVIVAISVIILRRTRPDLHRSFRTPWVPFLPILSVAASLWLMLNLPAETWVRFAGWMALGVVVYFLYGRSHSRLGRQEETSVGEVLRPPGRDGK encoded by the coding sequence GTGAGCAGCACCCTCTTCCGGACGAAGAAGGTCGAGCAGTCCATCCTCGACACCGAGGAACCAGAACACGCGCTCAAGAAATCCTTGTCCGCGCTGGATCTGACCGTCTTCGGCGTCGGTGTCATCATCGGCACCGGCATCTTCGTCCTCACTGGTACGGTCGCCAAGAACAACGCCGGGCCCTCCGTGGCCCTGGCCTTCGTGGTGGCGGGCGTCGTCTGCGCCCTCGCTGCCCTCTGCTACGCCGAGTTCGCCTCCACCCTCCCGGTGGCCGGCTCCGCGTACACGTTCTCGTACGCCTCACTCGGCGAGCTGCCCGCCTGGATCATCGGCTGGGACCTCGTCCTGGAGTTCGCGCTCGGCACGGCGGTGGTCGCCGTCGGCTGGTCCGGCTACATCGCATCCCTGCTCGACAACGCGGGCTGGCAGCTGCCGGAGGCGCTCAGCGGCCGGGACGGCGCCGACGGCTTCGGCTTCGACATCCTGGCCGCCGCCCTGGTCCTGGTGCTCACCGGCATCCTCGTCCTCGGCATGAAGCTCTCCGCGCGGATCACCTCCCTCGTCGTCGCGATCAAGGTGGCGGTCGTCCTGGTCGTGATCATCGCGGGCGCCTTCTTCATCAAGGCCGACAACTACGACCCGTTCATCCCGAAGGCCCAGGAGGTGGAGGCGGGCAGCGGACTGCACTCCCCGCTGATCCAGCTGATGTTCGGCTGGGCCCCCGCGAACTTCGGCGTGATGGGCATCTTCACCGCCGCCTCGGTCGTCTTCTTCGCCTTCATCGGCTTCGACATCGTCGCCACCGCCGCCGAGGAGACCAAGAACCCGCAGCGGGACATGCCCCGCGGCATCCTCGGCTCCCTGCTGATCTGCACCACGCTCTACGTGGCCGTGTCGATCGTCGTCACCGGCATGCAGCACTACTCGCAGCTCTCCGTGGACGCCCCGCTCGCCGACGCCTTCAAGGCCACCGGACACCCCTGGTACGCGGGCTTCATCAGCTTCGGCGCCGCCGTCGGCCTCACCACCGTCTGCATGATCCTGCTCCTCGGCCAGACCCGGGTGTTCTTCGCGATGAGCCGCGACGGCCTGCTGCCGCGCTTCTTCTCCCGCGTCCACCCGCGCTTCAAGACCCCGCACCGGCCGACCATCCTGCTCGGTGTGATCATCGCGGTCGTCGCCGGGTTCACGCCGCTGAGCGAACTCGCCGAGCTGGTGAACATCGGCACCCTGTTCGCCTTCGTGATCGTCGCGATCAGCGTGATCATCCTCCGCAGGACGCGCCCCGACCTGCACCGCTCCTTCCGTACCCCGTGGGTGCCTTTCCTGCCGATCCTGTCCGTCGCCGCCTCGCTGTGGCTGATGCTCAACCTGCCCGCCGAGACCTGGGTCCGGTTCGCCGGGTGGATGGCGCTCGGCGTCGTCGTGTACTTCCTCTACGGCCGCTCGCACAGCCGCCTGGGACGGCAGGAGGAGACGTCGGTGGGGGAAGTGCTGCGCCCGCCGGGCCGCGACGGCAAGTAG
- the dxs gene encoding 1-deoxy-D-xylulose-5-phosphate synthase — translation MPLLTRITGPRDLDLLGPEQLNQLANEIRGFLVDAVSKTGGHLGPNLGVVELTIALHRVFESPKDKVLWDTGHQAYVHKLLTGRQDFTKLRAKGGLSGYPSRAESEHDVIENSHASTVLGWADGLAKANEVRGKDDHVVAVIGDGALTGGMAWEALNNIAAAKDRPLVIVVNDNERSYAPTIGGLANHLATLRTTDGYERFLARGKDLLERTPVVGKPLYETLHGAKKGLKDFIAPQGMFEDLGLKYVGPIDGHDIEALESALQRAKRFNGPVIVHCITEKGRGYKPAEEDEADHFHGIGPIHPDTGLPIAAGGMDWTSVFGEEMVKLGHERDDIVAITAAMLQPVGLQKFAKAFPDRVYDVGIAEQHAAVSAAGLASGGVHPVFAVYATFLNRAFDQLLMDVALHKCGVTFVLDRAGVTGTDGASHNGMWDMSILQCVPTLRIAAPRDADQVRLQLREAVEVDDAPTVVRYSKGAVGPAVQAVGKVGGMDVLRKAGTDRPDVLLVSVGALAPMCLEIADLLDKQGISTTVVDPRWVKPVDEAMAPLAEQHRVVVTVEDNSRAGGVGSAIAQALRDAGVDVPLRDFGIPPRFLDHASRKEVMAEIGLTAPDIARQVTGLVAKLDGRFERAGAAVDSVEPARD, via the coding sequence GTGCCGCTGCTGACCCGCATCACGGGACCGCGCGATCTGGACCTGCTCGGTCCGGAACAGCTCAACCAGCTGGCGAACGAGATCCGCGGCTTCCTCGTCGACGCTGTCTCCAAGACCGGCGGTCACCTCGGCCCCAACCTCGGTGTCGTCGAGCTGACCATCGCCCTGCACCGCGTCTTCGAGTCGCCGAAGGACAAGGTCCTGTGGGACACCGGCCACCAGGCCTACGTCCACAAGCTGCTCACCGGACGCCAGGACTTCACCAAGCTGCGCGCCAAGGGCGGCCTGTCCGGCTACCCCTCGCGCGCCGAGTCCGAGCACGACGTCATCGAGAACAGCCACGCCTCCACCGTCCTCGGCTGGGCCGACGGCCTCGCCAAGGCCAACGAGGTGCGCGGCAAGGACGACCACGTGGTCGCCGTCATCGGCGACGGCGCCCTCACCGGCGGCATGGCCTGGGAAGCGCTGAACAACATCGCGGCCGCCAAGGACCGCCCGCTCGTCATCGTCGTCAACGACAACGAGCGCTCCTACGCCCCCACCATCGGCGGTCTCGCCAACCACCTCGCCACCCTGCGCACCACCGACGGCTACGAACGCTTCCTGGCCCGCGGCAAGGACCTCCTGGAGCGCACACCGGTCGTCGGCAAGCCGCTGTACGAGACGCTGCACGGCGCCAAGAAGGGCCTGAAGGACTTCATCGCCCCGCAGGGCATGTTCGAGGACCTCGGCCTGAAGTACGTCGGCCCCATCGACGGCCACGACATCGAGGCCCTGGAGTCCGCCCTGCAGCGCGCCAAGCGCTTCAACGGCCCCGTCATCGTGCACTGCATCACGGAGAAGGGCCGCGGCTACAAGCCCGCGGAGGAGGACGAGGCCGACCACTTCCACGGCATCGGCCCGATCCACCCCGACACCGGCCTTCCGATCGCCGCGGGCGGCATGGACTGGACGTCCGTCTTCGGCGAGGAGATGGTCAAGCTCGGCCACGAGCGCGACGACATCGTCGCCATCACCGCGGCCATGCTCCAGCCCGTCGGCCTGCAGAAGTTCGCCAAGGCCTTCCCCGACCGGGTCTACGACGTCGGCATCGCCGAGCAGCACGCCGCCGTCAGCGCCGCGGGCCTCGCCTCCGGCGGCGTACACCCCGTCTTCGCCGTGTACGCGACCTTCCTCAACCGCGCCTTCGACCAGCTCCTGATGGACGTGGCCCTGCACAAGTGCGGCGTCACCTTCGTCCTGGACCGCGCGGGCGTCACCGGCACGGACGGCGCCTCGCACAACGGCATGTGGGACATGTCGATCCTCCAGTGCGTGCCGACCCTGCGCATCGCCGCGCCCCGCGACGCCGACCAGGTCCGCCTCCAGCTCCGCGAGGCCGTCGAGGTCGACGACGCGCCGACCGTCGTGCGCTACTCCAAGGGCGCCGTCGGCCCCGCGGTGCAGGCCGTCGGCAAGGTCGGCGGCATGGACGTGCTGCGCAAGGCGGGCACGGACCGGCCCGACGTGCTCCTCGTCTCCGTGGGCGCGCTCGCGCCGATGTGCCTGGAGATCGCCGACCTGCTCGACAAGCAGGGCATCTCCACCACCGTCGTCGACCCCCGCTGGGTCAAGCCGGTCGACGAGGCGATGGCGCCGCTCGCCGAGCAGCACCGCGTCGTCGTCACCGTCGAGGACAACTCCCGCGCGGGCGGCGTCGGCTCGGCCATCGCCCAGGCCCTCAGGGACGCGGGCGTGGACGTGCCGCTGCGTGACTTCGGCATCCCGCCGCGCTTCCTCGACCACGCCTCCCGCAAGGAGGTCATGGCGGAGATCGGCCTCACCGCTCCGGACATCGCCCGCCAGGTGACCGGTCTGGTCGCCAAGCTGGACGGCCGGTTCGAGCGGGCGGGCGCCGCGGTGGACTCCGTGGAGCCCGCGCGCGACTGA
- a CDS encoding sugar ABC transporter permease codes for MSDLAKTPDTDKVQTATGTAVDAEPSATPAAAVDPRLLVREQGFAGYWTEFVRKVRGGELGSLPVVVGLIVIALVFQLQNDKFLSASSLANIAVFTSGVGIMSVGIVFVLLLGEIDLSVGSVAGVGAAVWAVMSVTHGWGDWISVFVAIASGLVIGALHGFFFAKIGVPAFVVTLAGFLGWSGLQIWLMGKEGSINTPTGSVVEDLTTHFFADKAAAYGLALIAVLAYGASQYLDARRRKNAELPSRPLSEILLRTGLLAVLAFVAAYFLNEPEGARGLPLALVLFLAVLVVADFVARRTTFGRQVFAVGGNAEAARRAGINVDRVRITVFAISGMLAAFGGLFIASLSGGATKSLGAGNTLMMVIAAAVIGGTSLFGGRGKIWSAMLGMLVIQSIQQGLNLEGMPNEIQYMITGAVLLAAVVIDSVSRKTQKSAGRA; via the coding sequence GTGAGCGACCTCGCCAAGACCCCCGACACCGACAAGGTCCAGACGGCCACCGGCACCGCCGTGGACGCCGAGCCGTCCGCGACCCCCGCCGCGGCCGTCGACCCGCGCCTGCTCGTGCGCGAGCAGGGCTTCGCCGGGTACTGGACGGAGTTCGTCCGCAAGGTCCGCGGCGGTGAGCTCGGCTCGCTGCCCGTCGTCGTCGGCCTCATCGTCATCGCCCTGGTCTTCCAGCTCCAGAACGACAAGTTCCTGTCGGCCTCCAGCCTCGCCAACATCGCGGTGTTCACCTCCGGCGTCGGCATCATGTCGGTCGGCATCGTCTTCGTGCTGCTGCTGGGCGAGATCGACCTGTCCGTCGGCTCCGTCGCCGGTGTGGGTGCCGCCGTCTGGGCGGTCATGAGCGTGACCCACGGGTGGGGCGACTGGATCTCGGTGTTCGTGGCCATCGCCTCCGGCCTGGTGATCGGCGCGCTGCACGGCTTCTTCTTCGCCAAGATCGGCGTACCGGCCTTCGTGGTCACCCTGGCGGGCTTCCTCGGCTGGAGCGGTCTGCAGATCTGGCTGATGGGCAAGGAGGGCAGCATCAACACGCCCACCGGCTCCGTCGTCGAGGACCTGACCACGCACTTCTTCGCCGACAAGGCCGCCGCGTACGGCCTCGCGCTGATCGCCGTGCTCGCCTACGGGGCCTCCCAGTACCTGGACGCCCGCCGCCGCAAGAACGCCGAGCTGCCCTCGCGGCCGCTCAGCGAGATCCTGCTGCGCACCGGCCTGCTCGCGGTCCTCGCGTTCGTCGCCGCGTACTTCCTGAACGAGCCGGAGGGCGCCCGCGGCCTGCCGCTCGCCCTGGTGCTCTTCCTCGCCGTGCTCGTCGTCGCGGACTTCGTGGCCCGCCGCACCACCTTCGGCCGCCAGGTCTTCGCGGTCGGCGGCAACGCGGAAGCGGCGCGTCGCGCGGGCATCAACGTGGACCGGGTGCGGATCACCGTGTTCGCGATCTCCGGCATGCTCGCCGCCTTCGGCGGGCTCTTCATCGCGAGCCTCTCCGGCGGTGCGACCAAGAGCCTCGGTGCCGGGAACACCCTGATGATGGTGATCGCGGCGGCCGTCATCGGCGGCACCAGCCTCTTCGGCGGCCGCGGCAAGATCTGGTCGGCCATGCTCGGCATGCTCGTGATCCAGTCGATCCAGCAGGGCCTGAACCTGGAGGGCATGCCCAACGAGATCCAGTACATGATCACCGGCGCGGTCCTGCTCGCCGCCGTCGTGATCGACTCGGTCTCGCGCAAGACCCAGAAGTCCGCGGGTCGCGCCTGA
- a CDS encoding ATP-binding cassette domain-containing protein, which yields MIHVSATPVLALRGVSKRFGAVQALTDVDLEIHAGEVVALVGDNGAGKSTLVKTISGVHPIDEGAIEWEGREVRIGRPHDAQHLGVATVYQDLALCDNLDVVANLFLGSELKSASVLDEIKMEKRARVLLDTLSIRIPSVRIPVAALSGGQRQVVAIARALVGDPKVVILDEPTAALGVEQTAQVLDLVERLRERGHGVILISHNMADVQAVADRVAVLRLGRNNGVFRVADTSPEEVIAAITGATDNAVTRRRARTATAAKEGAK from the coding sequence ATGATTCACGTGTCCGCTACGCCCGTGCTGGCGTTGCGCGGGGTCTCCAAGCGGTTCGGCGCCGTCCAGGCGCTCACGGACGTAGACCTGGAGATCCACGCCGGTGAGGTGGTCGCCCTCGTCGGCGACAACGGCGCCGGCAAGTCCACGCTCGTCAAGACCATTTCCGGGGTCCACCCCATCGACGAGGGCGCCATCGAGTGGGAGGGCAGGGAGGTCCGCATCGGCCGGCCCCACGACGCCCAGCACCTCGGCGTGGCCACCGTCTACCAGGACCTCGCCCTCTGCGACAACCTCGACGTCGTCGCCAACCTCTTCCTCGGCAGCGAGCTGAAGAGCGCCAGCGTCCTGGACGAGATCAAGATGGAGAAGCGCGCCCGGGTGCTCCTGGACACGCTCTCCATCCGCATCCCCAGCGTCCGCATCCCCGTCGCCGCCCTCTCCGGCGGCCAGCGGCAGGTCGTCGCCATCGCCCGCGCCCTGGTCGGCGACCCCAAGGTGGTCATCCTCGACGAGCCCACCGCCGCCCTCGGCGTCGAGCAGACCGCCCAGGTCCTCGACCTGGTGGAGCGGCTGCGCGAGCGCGGCCACGGCGTGATCCTCATCAGCCACAACATGGCCGACGTCCAGGCCGTCGCCGACCGGGTCGCGGTCCTTCGGCTCGGCCGCAACAACGGCGTCTTCCGGGTCGCCGACACCTCGCCCGAGGAAGTCATCGCCGCCATCACCGGCGCCACGGACAACGCCGTCACCCGCCGCAGGGCGCGCACGGCCACGGCAGCGAAGGAGGGCGCGAAGTGA